TGATCTCTGATAATTGCAGGTATTCCCAGATTTACATTCTTCTCGGGGAAAACAGATCCGCTTATGTAGAAATCTTCATCAATAACAAATCCGGTATTTCTCGGTTGCCCGTCGATTTGAAGTTCCTGTTGAGGATAAATGAGAATATCCGGAATAATTTCACTTTCATAAGATAGAATTTCAACCGAGACCTCTCCCTCATTCGGAACAGCTACTAAACGGGAAAATACAGGAAGATCAGGTTTTCCGATCTCTAATAATTCTCCTTCATTTGAATAGGATATTTTTTGATAAATATCTCCTCTTTCATAAATTTCTTCAAGTTCATAACCATTCAAAGAAAATTCCAGTTCCACTGATTCAATTTCTCCGGCAACATATTCAAAAAGTTTGCTTCTTGAATTTTCAGGAATTTCAATCCAGGCTGCAGACAGATAAAATCCAATAGTGACTGCTAATAATAACATCATTTTTTTCATCTTTTTGATTCTCTCCCCTTTATTATTTATCAACTTCCGAATGCACGAAGTTCTTCGGAATGTTAATTACTTCAATCCAAACAATCGGAAGACCTTCGGACATTCCGATGTTTTAGTGTATTAATATCATCTTTCTCATCTCATTAAATTTACCTGATTTCAATTTATAGAAATAAATTCCACTGGAAACAGGATTATTATTTTCATCTTTCCCATCCCAAGTTATGTGGGAAAGCGACTCCGTTGCTTTTGCATTAACACAATTAATGCACTCCAAAGTACGAATTTTCTGACCTTTCACATTATAGATCGAAATCTCTGCGTTCTCTCCGTCCTCTGCGATGATATTAAATGAGATTGTCGTTGATGAGTTGAAAGGATTAGGATAATTTCCTAACAAGACAGTATCGTTTTCAAGATCATTATCCGAAATTCCGGTACCTAAAGTTAAGGTGACCGGAATAACTGTTTCGTTTCGTCGATCATCATACACGACAAGAGAGCAAGTATGTTCTCCTGGTTCCAGGTCATTCGCATCGAAATACACATTTATCATATCTGTTTCACCACTTCCAAGTGTTCCGGAATATGTCTCCAGATCAATCCAGGTTATCAATTCTCCGGCATTCAACAGTCCGATATTCCCATAAACAGTATGAGGTTCGCTGCCATAATCATCACCACTGATTTCATAAGTTATATCGATATCACCTACAAAATCAGGATCAATATTAACATCAACTTCTGCGGATGCGCTTTCACCATCATGAATATTCCCCCAACTTCCGTCAGGATCATACCAACGGATTTCTGCTCCGTCTCCAACTGCTCCATCAGAAACCAAATCTCCGGTCCCACCCACAAAGTCAGTTGATGAATTTACGAAAACTCCAGGTGGAAAATCGATATATATTTCATCTAACCATTCATCGTCAGTACTGGCATTAAAAACGGTAAAAGTCCAAGTTACAGTATCACCGGAATAGAATTCATCATGAGAACACTCGATCGTGGAACCGCTGATATTCCTATCATCTTCTCTATTAACCGGAACATCTATTTCGATAGTATAATTGATCTCTCCACCGCCGATATTGGAAAGTTCCAGAATTTCGGTTGTTGTTTCACCTTCAGACAATTCAACCTCAAACGAAGTCGGATCAATATTTAATTCCGGAGGGATTGGTTCACCTACAACAAAAGTGTGCGGATCGAGAGGTCCCATAAACGGATGAGATGCTACTCTACCGGATTCATCGTTTGCCTGGATAAAATAACCGATCTCGCTTCCATCAGGTTGTGAAGGAATAATTCCTGCATAAGTATTACCTGCGGAAAGTGTCATAATAACCGGTATAAAATCACCGTTATTGACCTGGTAATAAAGCAAAGTAAAATCTTCAACAAGATTTGCTCCACTTAACGGAATTATCTCAGCTTCTATTTCATAATCAATTCCGGAAGGAGCAGTTCCCAGGATCGGAAGGTGATGAATATATAACATTCCCAAATCAGCAATACCTTTTGTCCGACAATGAAGAGCATCTGTAGATTCCCACGAACCTGTAAAACCAAGAATTTCATAACCAGGCATTGCTTCTTCATAAACTGCTAAAGCATCATCATCCCAGCTCGAACCAGTAATGGGCACGAATACCCGGTCATTTAAGATCAAGGAATTCGTATAAGGTTGATTGTTGGGAGTGTAAACACGATAAACCTGATAATTATTTCCATAAGACGAAATCTGGTTTGCATAATATTCTGCGGTCGCTTCTATCTCATCATATTGAGCATGACTTTCCGGTACAGAACGGATCAGAATTTTATCAACATCAAGAAATTTTCCCCAGCAGTCTATATGATCTATATAAGTATTATTCGGATCAGGAACAACATAATAGGTTTCAATGCCGAGATAATCTTCCACAAGTTGATCCACTTCTGCATGAGAAAGTCCGGGATTTTCATCCCAAACCAGATCGGAAGAAGAAGAAATTCCCATACCGTCTGTCATATAATTTCCACCTGTATGAATTAAGTCCATTCCAAACAGGTTAATATCCAGGAAATCAGCTACTGCGATGGGAATATCGTTATCATTTGGTCGAGGACGATTGTAGGGAAAATTAACAATTCCAACTTCATAATTTCCATCGATCACAAACCAGGGACCATAATCTCTCGTCCAATAAGAATCTGACGGAGCATGGATAAAATTGCAGTTATCGATATTTACTCCATTCGAG
The sequence above is a segment of the Candidatus Cloacimonadota bacterium genome. Coding sequences within it:
- a CDS encoding T9SS type A sorting domain-containing protein translates to MKKIFFTTLLLMVIVNGFTLESNKDQEWQKENPFSFPHWMTEEEKTRTDEIGRDFYETDPPVGPVVNIAEFNKMQGVLIRYPFGIPMALIAEMSQEIMVTTIVANQSQENTVTNQYNSNGVNIDNCNFIHAPSDSYWTRDYGPWFVIDGNYEVGIVNFPYNRPRPNDNDIPIAVADFLDINLFGMDLIHTGGNYMTDGMGISSSSDLVWDENPGLSHAEVDQLVEDYLGIETYYVVPDPNNTYIDHIDCWGKFLDVDKILIRSVPESHAQYDEIEATAEYYANQISSYGNNYQVYRVYTPNNQPYTNSLILNDRVFVPITGSSWDDDALAVYEEAMPGYEILGFTGSWESTDALHCRTKGIADLGMLYIHHLPILGTAPSGIDYEIEAEIIPLSGANLVEDFTLLYYQVNNGDFIPVIMTLSAGNTYAGIIPSQPDGSEIGYFIQANDESGRVASHPFMGPLDPHTFVVGEPIPPELNIDPTSFEVELSEGETTTEILELSNIGGGEINYTIEIDVPVNREDDRNISGSTIECSHDEFYSGDTVTWTFTVFNASTDDEWLDEIYIDFPPGVFVNSSTDFVGGTGDLVSDGAVGDGAEIRWYDPDGSWGNIHDGESASAEVDVNIDPDFVGDIDITYEISGDDYGSEPHTVYGNIGLLNAGELITWIDLETYSGTLGSGETDMINVYFDANDLEPGEHTCSLVVYDDRRNETVIPVTLTLGTGISDNDLENDTVLLGNYPNPFNSSTTISFNIIAEDGENAEISIYNVKGQKIRTLECINCVNAKATESLSHITWDGKDENNNPVSSGIYFYKLKSGKFNEMRKMILIH